The Coffea arabica cultivar ET-39 chromosome 9e, Coffea Arabica ET-39 HiFi, whole genome shotgun sequence genome has a window encoding:
- the LOC113710132 gene encoding subtilisin-like protease SBT5.6, with translation MEKYLVVLCFLLISLHMKALCEERQVYIVYLGEHSGNRNFEEIEEHHHSFLHSVKGSKQEAETCLIHSYKHIINGFSAFLTPEEASTVSEMDGVISVFRSQTRRLRLQTTRSWDFTNLLEANGDLSRVNGEKLLQRASYGKDVIVGVLDSGIWPESRSFNDEGMEPVPKSWKGTCQEGIAFNSSHCNRKIIGARYYLKHYEAELGPVKEKMEFRSPRDKNGHGTHTASTIGGRRVPYASSLGGFANGTASGGAPLVRLAIYKVCWQPDPLDVVVCPEGDTLAAFDDAIKDGVHVISLSIGGNTSFPYAEDGTAIGSLHALKRDIIVVCAAGNSGTTPSSVTNVAPWLISVGASSIDRIFQSTIVLGNGLIVQGRTVTPFRKTKKYPLVYAVHVEIPGKTTNLTTGWCFPGTLSKKLVKGKVVFCRVGFISQALEVRRAGGVAAIFGNPYFGKGVYEIPFLLPGTTVLQNDRATIVSYILNNENPTATLFPGRTIIGTGPAPFMAPFTALGPNGIEPNILKPDITAPGLNILAAWTEASPPTQLLQDHRVVKYNIASGTSMSCPHVSAVAALLKAIHLDWSSAAIRSSLMTTARRVNNVQIPITDAAGNIATPFHYGAGHFQPSKAADPGLVYDASYTDYLLFLCSSGTAFLDPSFKCPKHVPPPSNLNYPSLAIAKLNGTMTVSRTVTNVGTGNSTYTVSIVPPPGYTVEILPTKLYFSKIGERQSFSITVKVAASIKETKFEFGWYAWSDGAGHVVRSPIVVSAA, from the exons ATGGAGAAATATTTGGTTGTTTTATGCTTTCTTCTCATTAGTCTTCATATGAAAGCCTTATgtgaagaacggcag GTGTATATAGTGTACCTTGGAGAGCACAGTGGGAACAGAAACTTTGAAGAAATAGAGGAACACCATCACTCATTTCTACATTCTGTTAAGGGTTCAAAACAAGAAGCTGAGACATGTCTTATTCATAGCTACAAACACATAATCAATGGCTTCTCGGCATTCCTTACACCAGAAGAAGCCTCCACGGTGTCAG aaatggatggagTGATTTCGGTTTTCCGTAGCCAAACAAGAAGATTGCGGCTACAAACTACAAGATCGTGGGATTTCACCAATTTACTTGAAGCAAATGGTGACTTAAGTCGTGTGAATGGAGAAAAATTACTTCAGAGAGCTAGCTACGGCAAAGATGTTATCGTTGGAGTCCTTGACAGCG GTATATGGCCAGAGTCTCGAAGTTTTAACGATGAAGGGATGGAACCTGTTCCAAAATCTTGGAAAGGTACTTGTCAAGAAGGGATTGCCTTTAACTCTTCCCATTGCAATAG GAAAATAATTGGGGCTCGATACTATCTAAAGCATTATGAGGCTGAACTTggccctgttaaggaaaaaatGGAATTCCGTTCACCTAGAGACAAAAATGGCCATGGAACTCATACAGCATCAACTATCGGAGGACGAAGAGTTCCATATGCTTCTTCCTTGGGTGGATTCGCCAATGGTACTGCCTCAGGTGGCGCTCCTCTTGTTCGCCTAGCCATCTATAAAGTCTGTTGGCAACCTGATCCTCTAGATGTTGTAGTATGCCCGGAAGGTGATACGCTTGCTGCCTTCGACGATGCCATCAAGGATGGTGTTCATGTTATTAGCCTCTCCATTGGTGGCAACACTAGCTTTCCGTATGCTGAAGATGGCACTGCAATTGGATCATTGCATGCCCTGAAGAGAGATATCATCGTGGTATGCGCTGCTGGTAATTCAGGGACAACTCCATCATCTGTGACAAATGTAGCTCCGTGGCTCATCTCCGTTGGTGCTAGTAGCATTGATCGAATATTTCAATCAACAATTGTGCTGGGAAATGGCCTGATTGTTCAG GGGCGTACAGTAACGCCATTTAGGAAGACCAAGAAGTATCCTTTGGTGTATGCGGTTCATGTGGAAATCCCGGGCAAAACCACCAATCTGACTACCGG GTGGTGCTTTCCTGGTACGCTTTCGAAGAAGCTTGTCAAAGGCAAAGTTGTTTTCTGCAGGGTAGGATTCATTTCTCAGGCATTGGAAGTAAGAAGAGCAGGGGGAGTGGCTGCCATTTTTGGCAACCCTTACTTCGGAAAAGGGGTATATGAAATCCCATTCCTACTCCCTGGAACAACTGTGCTTCAGAATGATAGAGCAACAATAGTGAGTTATATATTGAATAATGAAAATCCAACAGCAACACTTTTCCCAGGAAGAACTATTATTGGTACTGGACCAGCCCCATTTATGGCTCCTTTCACAGCACTAGGTCCAAATGGAATTGAACCAAATATTCTCAAG CCAGATATCACTGCTCCAGGACTAAACATATTGGCCGCGTGGACTGAGGCATCGCCTCCAACTCAGCTTCTTCAAGATCATCGAGTTGTCAAGTATAACATTGCATCAGGAACTTCTATGTCTTGCCCACATGTTTCTGCCGTAGCTGCATTGCTAAAGGCTATACATCTTGATTGGAGTAGTGCTGCAATAAGATCTTCTCTAATGACCACAG CAAGAAGGGTCAACAATGTACAGATACCAATAACAGATGCAGCTGGAAATATAGCAACTCCTTTTCACTACGGGGCTGGCCATTTTCAACCATCAAAAGCTGCAGATCCtggacttgtttatgatgcaagttaCACTGATTACCTTCTCTTCCTTTGTAGTAGTGGCACAGCTTTTCTCGATCCATCATTCAAATGTCCAAAGCATGTACCTCCTCCCAGTAATCTTAATTACCCTTCACTTGCAATTGCAAAACTCAATGGCACCATGACTGTGAGTAGAACTGTCACAAATGTTGGTACGGGTAATAGTACTTACACAGTAAGCATTGTACCACCCCCGGGCTATACTGTTGAAATCCTTCCAACAAAACTCTACTTTAGTAAAATAGGGGAAAGACAAAGCTTCAGTATTACAGTAAAAGTTGCTGCAAGTATAAAGGAGACaaagtttgaatttggatggtATGCGTGGAGTGATGGAGCTGGTCATGTTGTTAGAAGTCCTATTGTAGTATCAGCAGCAtaa